The following proteins are co-located in the Tiliqua scincoides isolate rTilSci1 chromosome 8, rTilSci1.hap2, whole genome shotgun sequence genome:
- the GATM gene encoding glycine amidinotransferase, mitochondrial, translating into MCNILKMEGVIVKRPEPLDWSAKYKTPDFESTGMYAAMPRDILLVIGNEIIEAPMAWRARFFEYRAYRPIIKEYFRCGAKWTTAPKPTMADELYDQDYPIRTVEDRHKLAAQGKFVTTEFEPCFDAADFIRAGRDIFVQRSQVTNYLGIEWMRRHLAPEYRVHTISFKDPNPMHIDATFNIIGPGLVLSNPDRPCNEIELFKKAGWTVVHPPLPLIPDDHPLWMSSKWLSMNVLMLDEKRVMVDANEISIQKLFESLGISTVKVNIRHANSLGGGFHCWTCDIRRRGTLKSYFE; encoded by the exons ATGTGCAATATTTTGAAAATGGAAGGTGTGATTGTGAAGAGGCCAGAGCCACTTGATTGGTCGGCCAAGTATAAAACGCCTGACTTTGAGTCCACAG GTAtgtatgcagccatgccaagagaCATTTTACTGGTGATTGGCAATGAAATAATTGAGGCACCAATGGCTTGGCGTGCCCGTTTCTTTGAATATAGAGCCTACAGGCCCATCATCAAAGAGTACTTTCGTTGTGGGGCCAAATGGACAACTGCACCAAAACCGACAATGGCCGATGAACTTTATGACCAG GATTACCCCATCCGCACTGTGGAGGACAGACACAAGCTGGCTGCTCAGGGGAAATTTGTCACCACTGAATTTGAGCCATGCTTTGATGCTGCCGACTTCATACGAGCTGGAAGAGACATTTTTGTGCAGAGAAGTCAG GTCACCAACTACTTGGGTATCGAATGGATGCGGAGACACCTTGCGCCGGAATACAGAGTGCATACTATCTCTTTTAAGGATCCCAATCCCATGCACATTGATGCCACATTTAACATCATCGGACCAGGCCTCGTGCTCTCCAACCCAGATCGGCCGTGCAATGAG ATTGAGCTCTTCAAAAAGGCAGGCTGGACAGTGGTTCACCCTCCACTACCCCTTATCCCTGATG ATCACCCACTGTGGATGTCTTCTAAATGGCTCTCCATGAATGTTCTGATGCTGGATGAAAAACGTGTGATGGTGGATGCCAATGAAATTTCGATCCAGAAGCTGTTTGAAAGCCTAG GAATTTCGACAGTTAAAGTGAATATCCGTCATGCCAATTCGTTGGGAGGAGGCTTCCACTGCTGGACCTGTGACATCCGCCGGCGTGGCACCCTGAAATCTTATTTTGAGTAG